One window of Marinobacterium aestuarii genomic DNA carries:
- a CDS encoding YqaJ viral recombinase family protein — protein MRIVDLSQRTPAWHQWRNGGITASEAPVIMDRSPYKTPWRLWAEKTALVLPDDLSANPNVQRGIQLEPKARLAFEQAHQDLLLPLCAEADHNPLLRASFDGINNAGEPVELKCPTANVFEEVRSAAEQSSAYQLYWVQVQHQILVANASRGWLAFFYADELIEFEIARDDAFLVTLEENARQFWTLIQTRQEPAKCPERDYFVPAGADQSRWAALSHHYLEVNHQAKALEQQLNTHKQAMTEVQQRLVAMMGAFAHAEYAGIKLCRYWVNGTVDYPALIAEQLGGIDEATLSPYRKPAAERIRLTVTQPETTDTTIPATVPTEEHTAQGRNTPDNQLQSTLSPQQPRSFYF, from the coding sequence ATGCGTATCGTGGATCTCTCCCAGCGAACACCCGCCTGGCACCAGTGGCGTAATGGCGGTATCACGGCGTCGGAAGCGCCAGTCATCATGGACCGTTCGCCCTATAAAACGCCCTGGCGCCTGTGGGCCGAAAAAACGGCACTGGTACTGCCGGATGATCTGTCCGCTAACCCTAACGTGCAACGCGGTATCCAACTGGAACCCAAAGCTCGCCTGGCCTTTGAGCAGGCGCACCAGGATCTGCTGCTGCCGCTGTGTGCAGAAGCGGACCACAACCCCCTGCTGCGTGCCAGCTTCGATGGCATCAACAATGCCGGTGAGCCGGTCGAACTCAAATGCCCAACCGCCAACGTATTCGAGGAAGTACGCTCAGCCGCAGAACAGAGCAGTGCCTATCAGCTGTACTGGGTTCAGGTGCAGCACCAGATTCTCGTCGCCAACGCGTCCCGCGGCTGGTTGGCGTTCTTTTACGCCGATGAGCTGATCGAGTTCGAGATTGCCCGGGATGATGCCTTCCTTGTAACGCTGGAGGAGAACGCCCGTCAGTTCTGGACGCTGATCCAGACCCGGCAGGAACCCGCCAAATGCCCGGAGCGAGATTATTTTGTCCCCGCGGGGGCGGATCAGTCGCGCTGGGCGGCCCTGTCCCACCATTATCTGGAGGTGAACCATCAAGCCAAAGCACTGGAGCAACAACTCAACACCCATAAGCAGGCCATGACCGAGGTACAGCAGCGTCTGGTGGCGATGATGGGCGCTTTCGCCCATGCCGAGTATGCCGGCATCAAGCTCTGCCGCTATTGGGTCAATGGTACTGTCGACTATCCCGCGCTCATTGCCGAGCAACTGGGCGGGATCGATGAAGCCACACTATCGCCATACCGCAAGCCCGCGGCGGAGCGTATTCGCCTCACCGTCACTCAGCCCGAGACGACAGACACGACCATTCCTGCAACGGTCCCAACTGAGGAGCACACGGCTCAGGGGCGCAATACGCCCGACAATCAGCTTCAGTCCACGTTGTCCCCACAGCAACCCCGCTCATTTTATTTCTGA
- the radC gene encoding RadC family protein, with product MKYHKFKAGEKAGTYVAETPVTEEDILTMAQQLSRQRLAKGRRIEQPADAFTYLQTLMHAYEHEVFGALLLDNRHRIITFAEIFRGTLDAASVYPREVVKIALSHNAAALVLVHNHPSGDPEPSEADKRITIQLRDALSMVGVRTLDHVVVSTEGHVSLAERALL from the coding sequence ATGAAATACCACAAATTCAAAGCCGGCGAGAAAGCCGGTACCTATGTTGCTGAAACACCTGTCACTGAAGAGGACATTCTGACCATGGCGCAACAGCTATCCCGCCAGCGCCTGGCCAAGGGGCGCCGCATCGAGCAACCCGCCGATGCATTTACCTACCTACAAACTTTGATGCATGCCTACGAGCATGAAGTCTTTGGCGCTCTGCTGCTGGATAACCGTCATCGGATCATTACGTTTGCGGAGATCTTTCGAGGCACGCTGGATGCTGCCAGCGTCTATCCGCGGGAAGTCGTCAAGATCGCGTTATCTCATAACGCTGCCGCCCTGGTCCTGGTCCATAACCACCCATCGGGTGACCCAGAACCCAGCGAGGCCGATAAACGTATCACCATCCAACTTCGGGATGCATTAAGCATGGTGGGCGTACGCACTCTGGATCATGTTGTCGTCAGTACCGAGGGGCATGTGTCTCTGGCGGAGCGGGCGCTTCTGTGA
- a CDS encoding DUF7281 domain-containing protein produces the protein MTRALQPALTRLLQSENEQISASQLTSSQRRALDDFRVRTGSIVQQSSGRGSVYRIVNRAVIEQHLHEQAPLANTRMDDALPQRAANIGRARSSKIGQHAHELYYLLLKARGPVVWYQNGGQCLDLESVTRQQGAAVFAIGGETGQGWYTEGPLWLVENQALFDQLDWLPGDQAATVVWYSGQLRTSFIEWLAQRPRASTIHMFPDYDGVGLHNYLRLKLRLGDQVSFWLMPQWEHKLQRFGSNTLWQATARDFHAALPGLQPIMESDKVLNQLVIAMQSQGLALEQEAVWLEA, from the coding sequence ATGACCAGGGCGCTGCAACCCGCGCTTACGCGCCTTTTACAATCGGAAAATGAACAGATATCCGCGTCTCAGCTGACCTCGTCCCAGCGCCGTGCGCTGGATGACTTTCGGGTCCGCACCGGTTCGATAGTGCAGCAAAGCAGCGGGCGGGGATCTGTCTATCGAATTGTGAACAGAGCCGTCATCGAGCAGCATCTGCACGAACAGGCCCCCCTTGCCAATACGAGGATGGATGATGCCTTGCCGCAACGTGCCGCCAATATCGGCCGTGCACGTTCCAGCAAGATCGGCCAACATGCCCATGAACTTTATTATCTGCTGCTCAAAGCACGTGGGCCGGTTGTTTGGTACCAAAATGGTGGGCAGTGCCTCGATCTGGAGTCCGTGACCCGGCAGCAGGGCGCTGCCGTTTTTGCTATTGGGGGCGAGACAGGGCAAGGCTGGTATACCGAAGGACCACTTTGGCTGGTAGAAAATCAGGCGCTGTTCGACCAGTTGGACTGGCTGCCGGGTGATCAGGCCGCAACGGTGGTCTGGTACAGCGGCCAACTGCGGACCTCGTTTATTGAGTGGCTGGCGCAGCGTCCACGTGCCAGCACCATCCACATGTTTCCCGACTACGACGGCGTTGGCTTACATAACTATCTGCGGTTGAAACTGCGGCTGGGCGATCAGGTTAGTTTCTGGTTGATGCCTCAGTGGGAGCATAAGCTACAACGCTTCGGCAGCAACACGCTCTGGCAGGCTACAGCCAGAGACTTTCATGCTGCCTTGCCGGGGCTGCAACCTATCATGGAATCCGATAAGGTATTAAATCAACTGGTTATTGCCATGCAGTCGCAAGGCTTGGCATTGGAGCAAGAAGCAGTGTGGCTGGAAGCTTGA
- a CDS encoding transposase has translation MMTTRKKYTKEFKQDAVRLVTEQGYSR, from the coding sequence ATGATGACGACGAGAAAGAAATACACCAAAGAGTTTAAACAGGACGCGGTCCGACTGGTCACGGAGCAAGGCTATTCTCGTTAG
- a CDS encoding AAA family ATPase gives MTDTTHYLVQVNTTFNVPAPDSFVLEGYGPDSDHPNIPRRRDEYVFRKEDLRDVLAFLSNPDGDGLYISGPTGCGKTSLICQIAARLHWPVQQVTAHGRLELADLTGHHTLVNGNMAFVYGPLALAVKHGHLLVINELDLAEPAELAGLNDILEGAPLVIAQNGGEIILPHPKFRFIATGNSAGSGDQTGLYQGVLQQNLAFLDRFRLLEARYADRAIEEAILERVVPALPELFRQKMVKVANDIRRLFIGGADNGAELSITLSTRTLLRWAKLTLAFKGAPNAVEYALIRALTARAEPEQRDAIHRIAADVFGDHWEA, from the coding sequence ATGACGGATACCACGCACTACCTGGTTCAGGTAAACACCACCTTCAACGTGCCCGCGCCCGACAGCTTTGTGCTCGAAGGATACGGCCCTGACAGTGATCACCCCAACATCCCGCGCCGCAGAGATGAGTATGTGTTTCGCAAGGAGGATCTGCGTGACGTATTGGCCTTTTTGTCCAACCCGGACGGTGACGGTCTGTACATTAGCGGCCCCACCGGATGCGGCAAGACATCACTGATCTGCCAGATCGCCGCGCGCCTGCACTGGCCCGTCCAGCAGGTCACGGCTCATGGTCGACTGGAGCTGGCCGACCTCACCGGTCACCACACCCTGGTCAACGGCAACATGGCCTTTGTTTATGGCCCCCTGGCCCTGGCAGTCAAGCATGGCCACCTGCTGGTGATCAACGAGTTGGACTTGGCGGAGCCGGCGGAACTGGCCGGGCTCAATGACATCCTTGAGGGTGCGCCACTGGTGATCGCGCAGAACGGCGGGGAGATCATTCTGCCCCATCCCAAGTTCCGCTTCATCGCCACCGGCAACAGTGCCGGCAGCGGTGACCAGACGGGGCTGTATCAGGGCGTTCTGCAACAGAACCTGGCGTTTCTTGATCGCTTTCGCCTCCTTGAGGCCCGCTATGCCGACAGGGCTATAGAAGAAGCCATACTCGAACGTGTCGTGCCCGCCTTACCGGAGCTCTTCCGACAGAAGATGGTGAAGGTGGCCAACGATATTCGACGCCTGTTTATCGGGGGTGCCGACAACGGCGCCGAGCTCAGTATCACTCTGTCAACGCGCACCCTGCTGCGCTGGGCCAAGCTCACGCTGGCCTTCAAGGGCGCGCCCAATGCCGTGGAATACGCCCTGATCCGTGCGCTGACCGCCCGGGCAGAACCGGAGCAGCGCGACGCCATTCACCGTATCGCGGCCGATGTCTTTGGGGATCACTGGGAGGCATGA
- the bet gene encoding phage recombination protein Bet, translating to MNNPKLTARFAERFNVDPAKLFETLKATAFRQRDGSAPSNEQMMALLVVADQYGLNPFTREIYAFPDKHAGIIPVVGVDGWSRIINQHDQFDGMEFRSADSRVTPDGAKECPEWMECIIYRRDRSHPVKITEHLDEVYRPPFEGVGSNGPYRNSGPWQTHTKRMLRHKAMIQCSRLAFGFVGIFDQDEAERIIEAQATVVFEPQLADPAQVPARTQGLVSKLIERAEAAGAWNSALEYAQEHFQGTDLAFAQQQIHIARQLIPVPLEARQAS from the coding sequence ATGAATAATCCCAAACTCACCGCGCGCTTTGCCGAACGCTTCAATGTCGATCCCGCCAAGCTGTTCGAGACGCTCAAGGCCACTGCTTTCCGACAGCGAGATGGCAGTGCGCCGAGCAACGAACAGATGATGGCGTTACTGGTCGTGGCGGATCAGTACGGCCTCAACCCCTTCACCCGGGAGATCTATGCCTTTCCGGACAAGCACGCCGGGATCATACCGGTGGTTGGGGTCGATGGCTGGTCACGAATCATCAACCAGCACGACCAATTCGATGGCATGGAGTTTCGCAGTGCCGACTCCCGCGTGACGCCGGATGGTGCCAAAGAATGCCCTGAATGGATGGAGTGCATCATTTACCGGCGTGACCGCTCGCATCCTGTCAAGATCACGGAGCACTTGGATGAGGTCTACCGCCCACCGTTTGAGGGAGTTGGCAGCAACGGCCCTTACCGTAACAGCGGCCCCTGGCAGACCCACACCAAACGCATGCTCCGGCACAAGGCGATGATTCAGTGTTCGCGCCTTGCCTTCGGCTTTGTCGGCATCTTCGATCAGGATGAAGCCGAGCGGATTATTGAAGCCCAGGCCACGGTCGTATTTGAACCTCAGTTGGCCGATCCCGCTCAGGTTCCTGCGCGGACCCAGGGCCTGGTCAGCAAACTCATCGAACGGGCCGAGGCGGCCGGCGCCTGGAATAGCGCGCTGGAATACGCGCAGGAGCACTTCCAGGGAACGGATCTGGCGTTTGCTCAGCAGCAGATTCATATCGCTCGCCAGCTGATCCCCGTACCGCTTGAGGCGCGCCAGGCGTCCTGA
- a CDS encoding VWA domain-containing protein codes for MNHPLKNALPIVAAAYGEKFGVKVLIQGQDAYTDGENIVIPAANPDDPRFQQVAWGYLAHEAAHIRHTDFDVVAAAASRPLRKALLNIIEDIRIEAALAQDYPGTRRTIHEVLRYMVDHQQLRVPTDNHPATLLQSWLLFRLRSRLLGQSILEPLYLVVDAQFSTQLPADVLSRLTVIADAIQGLASTADALQSADAIIQLFEEFKEDAEQVPRPAGQHDARAIGNEPGSSSADQDPSSSDLNEPVLQQILSAGEGAFNADLFTQVATLLQAEAQQHQGATAFNMPRPELAQPGDPAILQRAAGESARVRARLKGLVQSSQDNRPHAKQQGRQVAHNRLARSQTGESRLFLTRSNRVAPNAAVHLLVDVSGSMAKTSTDSGRKYYQIANEAALALALALEGIPGVSTAVSFFPGCVEDVAMALRPRQSVRREAARFAQSPRGCTPLASAMWFAAHDLLRQKEKRKLMIVLTDGEPDDWNAAHDIVNRCQRSGFELLGIGIQTRSVERFFPSSLVINDLKDLKRELFNVTKNLLLTP; via the coding sequence ATGAACCATCCACTGAAGAATGCACTGCCGATCGTGGCTGCGGCCTATGGTGAAAAGTTTGGCGTCAAAGTCCTCATCCAGGGTCAGGACGCCTATACCGACGGTGAGAACATCGTCATACCGGCCGCCAATCCGGATGACCCACGCTTCCAGCAGGTCGCCTGGGGCTATCTGGCCCATGAGGCGGCGCATATCCGCCATACCGACTTTGACGTGGTGGCTGCAGCGGCCTCCCGCCCGCTGCGCAAGGCACTGTTGAACATCATCGAAGACATCCGTATAGAAGCTGCACTCGCCCAGGATTACCCCGGAACCCGTCGCACCATTCACGAGGTGCTGAGATACATGGTGGATCACCAGCAGCTCAGGGTGCCCACGGACAACCACCCCGCTACGTTGTTACAGAGTTGGTTGCTGTTCCGGCTGCGGAGCCGGTTACTGGGTCAGTCGATACTGGAACCGCTGTATCTGGTAGTAGACGCCCAATTCAGTACCCAGCTTCCGGCGGATGTGCTGTCACGCCTGACGGTTATCGCGGATGCCATCCAAGGTCTGGCGTCCACGGCAGACGCCCTGCAGAGTGCTGATGCCATTATTCAACTATTTGAGGAGTTTAAAGAGGATGCTGAACAGGTACCGCGACCGGCGGGCCAACACGACGCCCGTGCAATCGGAAACGAGCCAGGCAGTTCATCCGCAGACCAAGACCCGTCGTCCTCAGACCTAAACGAACCCGTGTTGCAGCAGATTCTGTCAGCGGGCGAAGGTGCATTCAACGCAGACCTGTTCACCCAGGTCGCGACCCTGTTACAGGCGGAAGCACAGCAGCATCAGGGGGCTACGGCATTTAACATGCCCCGCCCTGAGCTGGCACAACCCGGCGATCCAGCCATTCTGCAACGCGCAGCAGGAGAGTCTGCCCGAGTCCGTGCCCGCTTGAAGGGCCTGGTGCAGTCCAGTCAGGACAACCGGCCCCATGCCAAACAGCAGGGACGACAGGTCGCCCACAACCGGCTCGCCCGTTCCCAGACCGGCGAATCTCGCCTGTTCCTGACACGCAGCAACCGGGTGGCACCGAATGCGGCGGTGCACCTGCTGGTCGATGTCTCAGGCTCCATGGCCAAAACCTCCACTGACAGCGGCCGCAAATACTATCAAATCGCCAATGAAGCCGCCCTGGCCTTAGCGCTGGCACTGGAAGGCATACCCGGCGTATCGACCGCGGTGAGCTTCTTTCCAGGCTGCGTTGAAGATGTCGCGATGGCGTTACGCCCTCGTCAATCCGTACGTCGGGAGGCAGCGCGCTTTGCCCAGTCACCCCGAGGTTGCACCCCACTGGCCTCCGCCATGTGGTTTGCCGCCCATGACCTGCTCAGACAAAAGGAGAAACGCAAGCTGATGATCGTGTTAACCGACGGTGAGCCGGACGACTGGAACGCCGCCCACGATATCGTCAACCGTTGCCAGCGCAGTGGCTTTGAACTGCTGGGCATCGGCATACAAACCCGCTCCGTCGAGCGGTTCTTCCCCTCCAGCCTGGTGATCAACGACCTGAAAGACCTGAAGCGCGAACTGTTCAACGTCACGAAAAACCTGCTGTTAACGCCATAA
- a CDS encoding condensin complex protein MksE — translation MSGNIELQRLRHLAELFKLFNGGKHLNRLSDAALWAELEQEQEVYTALFQALGYELCVDGRGFAWFHSDDLSPTVSNQSRQLALLFMVIFDTQADAGKALNRCSEWRVERSLMEVVFDQHQDLLVAEGLDADTLLGLLDKAETFGFARRMSGHWELLPAVCRYLDHFEALAEQAREQATALDTDLDESDSHNTEIHDSARTVDNDENKVLV, via the coding sequence ATGAGCGGTAATATCGAACTGCAGCGGCTGCGACATTTGGCTGAGCTGTTCAAGCTATTCAACGGTGGCAAGCATCTGAACCGTCTGTCCGATGCGGCTCTCTGGGCCGAGCTGGAACAGGAACAAGAAGTTTACACGGCGTTGTTCCAGGCATTGGGGTACGAACTTTGTGTCGATGGCCGCGGTTTTGCCTGGTTCCACAGCGATGACTTGAGCCCAACGGTGAGTAATCAGTCACGCCAACTGGCGCTGCTGTTCATGGTGATTTTTGACACCCAGGCCGATGCGGGCAAGGCACTGAACCGATGCAGCGAGTGGCGGGTCGAGCGCTCGCTGATGGAGGTTGTCTTCGACCAGCATCAGGACCTGCTGGTCGCCGAGGGGCTGGATGCGGACACCTTGCTGGGCTTGTTGGACAAGGCAGAAACCTTCGGCTTTGCAAGACGGATGTCCGGTCACTGGGAACTGCTGCCGGCAGTTTGCCGTTATCTAGACCATTTCGAGGCACTGGCCGAACAGGCGCGTGAACAAGCAACTGCGCTTGATACTGACCTTGATGAATCCGATAGCCATAATACAGAAATTCACGACTCCGCCAGGACAGTGGATAACGATGAAAATAAGGTATTGGTATGA